A genome region from Chryseobacterium sp. G0186 includes the following:
- a CDS encoding DUF1304 domain-containing protein — protein MEIVAKILIAIVALEHLYILWMEMFAWETKGKEVFKSALPAEMFKPTKGLAANQGLYNGFLAAGLIWSFLIKDPQWQDNVALFFLGCVAVAGIYGAISATKKIFFVQALPALLAIVAVLLK, from the coding sequence ATGGAAATTGTAGCCAAAATTCTGATCGCAATTGTTGCACTGGAACATCTGTATATTCTTTGGATGGAAATGTTCGCCTGGGAAACCAAGGGAAAGGAAGTTTTCAAGTCTGCCTTACCTGCAGAGATGTTTAAACCCACTAAAGGACTTGCCGCTAATCAGGGATTATATAATGGTTTTCTGGCTGCCGGACTGATCTGGTCATTTTTGATTAAAGATCCGCAGTGGCAGGATAATGTAGCCTTATTCTTTTTAGGATGTGTTGCTGTGGCAGGAATTTACGGAGCTATTTCTGCAACCAAGAAAATCTTTTTTGTACAGGCACTTCCGGCGCTCTTAGCTATTGTAGCTGTTTTGCTGAAATAG
- a CDS encoding NADP-dependent oxidoreductase, with amino-acid sequence MKAIILNKNFQLKDGNTDQPQPKSNEVLIQIKASGFNPIDYQMLENELERKLISSPILGRELSGIVVEKGTEVTQFAIGDEVFCGSGSMGSNGTYAEYISVPEAIVSLKPKNISFEQAASIPSVGLTSLQIFKRLKLNPEETILITGAAGGVGSFLIKIFLAHGIHQIVGTVGNEENRQTLLNMGLKNHQIINYKEENLVGNILKANNNQPFDIGIDLVGNYMAEVTAEVVKINGTYVDVTALVTKSAHELLFNKGSLIMNISNYTYSMIKKYDYYKNSLEEISRLIEHGNIVPPQYKVIGSLSLETVLQAHSLLRNNQTQGHKLIMKHS; translated from the coding sequence ATGAAAGCAATTATTTTAAATAAAAATTTTCAGCTCAAAGATGGAAATACAGATCAACCACAGCCCAAAAGCAATGAAGTCTTGATTCAAATTAAAGCAAGTGGCTTCAACCCGATCGATTATCAGATGCTGGAAAATGAATTAGAGCGTAAATTAATAAGTTCCCCAATATTAGGCCGTGAATTGTCCGGAATTGTTGTAGAAAAAGGGACAGAAGTGACTCAATTTGCTATTGGAGATGAAGTATTTTGTGGAAGCGGTTCCATGGGAAGCAACGGTACCTATGCCGAATATATTTCGGTTCCTGAAGCGATTGTTTCTCTTAAGCCCAAAAATATTTCCTTTGAACAGGCAGCCTCTATCCCATCAGTAGGCCTTACTTCTTTGCAGATTTTTAAGCGGTTGAAATTAAATCCTGAAGAAACCATTTTAATCACAGGCGCTGCAGGAGGTGTCGGCTCTTTTTTGATCAAAATCTTTTTGGCACATGGTATTCATCAAATAGTAGGAACTGTTGGGAATGAAGAAAATAGGCAAACCCTCCTGAATATGGGATTAAAGAATCATCAAATCATTAATTATAAAGAAGAAAATCTTGTCGGAAATATTTTAAAAGCCAACAATAACCAACCTTTCGATATTGGAATTGATCTGGTTGGAAATTATATGGCTGAAGTAACTGCAGAAGTTGTAAAAATCAATGGAACTTATGTGGATGTGACTGCCCTCGTTACAAAAAGTGCTCATGAATTACTCTTTAATAAAGGAAGCCTGATCATGAATATTTCCAATTACACCTACAGCATGATCAAAAAATATGATTACTATAAAAACAGTCTGGAAGAAATCTCAAGACTTATTGAACACGGAAATATTGTACCGCCTCAATATAAAGTTATTGGAAGCCTGTCTTTAGAAACTGTTCTTCAGGCGCATTCCCTACTCAGAAATAATCAAACCCAAGGTCACAAACTCATCATGAAACACTCATAA
- a CDS encoding NAD(P)H-dependent oxidoreductase, translating into MKKVLIINGGQNFGHSGGKYNQTIAENTLEALKEFENIEVKLTNVSEEYDKHEEVQKFVWADYIIYHTPIWWFQLPNGLKKYIDEVFTAGHAKGIYMSDGRNAANPEINYGTGGMLGGRKYMLTTSWNAPATAFTLPGEFFSEKSVDDGPLFGFHRMNAFVSLEKMDSFHFHDVEKNANIERDMKLYREHIRNVFEKELKQELVS; encoded by the coding sequence ATGAAAAAAGTACTTATCATCAACGGAGGACAAAACTTTGGACATTCCGGAGGAAAATATAACCAGACTATTGCAGAAAATACGCTAGAAGCTCTTAAAGAATTTGAAAATATTGAAGTAAAACTCACCAATGTAAGTGAAGAATATGACAAACATGAAGAAGTACAGAAGTTTGTATGGGCAGATTATATCATCTACCACACTCCAATCTGGTGGTTTCAGCTTCCGAATGGATTGAAAAAATACATCGACGAGGTTTTCACTGCAGGCCATGCCAAAGGAATTTATATGAGTGATGGAAGAAATGCTGCCAACCCTGAAATCAATTATGGTACAGGAGGAATGCTTGGAGGCAGAAAATATATGCTGACAACAAGCTGGAATGCTCCTGCAACTGCATTCACACTTCCCGGAGAGTTCTTCAGTGAAAAGAGTGTAGATGATGGGCCATTATTTGGTTTTCATAGAATGAATGCTTTCGTTTCATTAGAAAAAATGGATAGCTTTCACTTCCATGATGTGGAAAAGAACGCCAATATAGAACGTGATATGAAACTTTACAGAGAACATATAAGAAACGTATTTGAAAAAGAATTAAAACAAGAATTGGTATCATGA
- a CDS encoding TonB-dependent receptor plug domain-containing protein, with amino-acid sequence MKRILFSITFLSSYCFAQETDSLSLNQYISPDSVKVFKKEIKTSTIEDVVVTGTIKPMSRSKSPVAVEIYSQKFFQKNPTPSIFEAIAMVNGVKPQLNCSVCNTGDIHINGLEGPYTMILIDGMPIVSSLSTVYGLSGIPNSLVDRIEVVKGPASSIYGSEAMGGVINIITKNALTAPKLSVDLMTSSWAENNLDLSTKFNVGKNAASLLSLNYFSFQERIDQNKDNFTDATLQSRISVFNKWNFKRKENRQASFAMRYLYEDRFGGEMQWNKSFRGSDQVYGESIYTNRAEVFGLYEWPMKEHIVTQFSYNYHDQNSFYGANPFNALQKVAFVQTYWDRSFGKHDITAGLTFKRTFYDDNTPGTLASDGITNAPMKSPIWGAFVQDQWEINDKNTLLLGYRYDYDKVHHSVHSPRLAWKFAPNPYHTLRFNFGTGFRVVNLFTEDHAALTGSREVVVKSDLKPERSVNGNLNYIWKIPVGTRLVNLDASAFYTYFSNKIVGDFDSDPNKIIYDNLQGYGISRGASLNVDFSFSFPLSVNVGVTYLDVYQKFDNESQKTQQLHAPKWSGTYNLTYKFPSNLTIDFTGQFYGPMRLPVLPNDYRPEYSPFYSLANIQVSKSFKSGFEVYCGVKNLFNFTPKDPLMRPFDPFDKHVDDPINNPNHYTFDTAYGYAPMQGIRGFLGVKYTLK; translated from the coding sequence ATGAAGCGAATATTATTTTCTATTACTTTTTTATCATCATATTGTTTTGCGCAGGAGACAGACAGTTTGAGTTTAAATCAATATATAAGCCCGGATTCTGTAAAGGTTTTCAAAAAAGAGATCAAGACAAGTACCATAGAGGATGTAGTGGTTACCGGAACCATAAAACCGATGAGCAGATCAAAAAGCCCTGTGGCTGTTGAAATATACAGTCAGAAGTTTTTTCAGAAAAATCCAACTCCAAGTATTTTTGAAGCCATTGCGATGGTGAATGGAGTGAAACCTCAGTTAAACTGTTCTGTATGCAATACAGGAGATATTCACATCAACGGCTTGGAAGGTCCCTATACGATGATCCTGATTGACGGAATGCCCATTGTAAGTTCTCTTTCCACGGTATATGGACTGAGTGGAATTCCCAATAGTCTGGTAGACAGAATTGAAGTGGTGAAAGGCCCTGCATCATCCATTTATGGCTCTGAAGCGATGGGAGGAGTAATTAATATCATCACCAAAAATGCACTGACTGCCCCAAAACTAAGCGTAGATCTGATGACCAGTTCATGGGCTGAAAATAATCTTGATCTTTCCACAAAGTTTAATGTAGGAAAGAATGCCGCTTCGCTATTAAGTTTAAATTACTTCAGTTTTCAGGAAAGAATAGATCAAAATAAGGATAATTTCACGGATGCTACTTTACAGAGTCGTATTTCAGTGTTCAACAAGTGGAATTTTAAAAGAAAGGAAAACAGACAGGCAAGTTTTGCGATGAGGTATTTGTATGAAGATCGTTTTGGAGGTGAAATGCAGTGGAATAAATCTTTCCGTGGAAGTGATCAGGTGTATGGAGAAAGCATTTATACGAACAGAGCAGAAGTTTTTGGTTTGTATGAATGGCCTATGAAAGAACATATTGTAACGCAGTTTTCTTATAATTACCATGATCAGAACTCTTTTTATGGGGCAAATCCTTTCAATGCCCTTCAGAAAGTAGCTTTTGTACAAACCTATTGGGACAGAAGTTTTGGAAAGCATGATATCACTGCGGGATTGACTTTCAAAAGAACATTTTATGATGATAATACGCCCGGAACGCTGGCTTCTGACGGAATAACCAATGCACCGATGAAGTCTCCGATTTGGGGAGCTTTTGTTCAGGACCAGTGGGAAATTAATGATAAGAATACTTTGTTATTAGGGTACAGATATGATTATGATAAGGTACACCATTCCGTACATTCTCCAAGGTTAGCCTGGAAATTTGCCCCTAATCCTTACCATACTTTACGATTCAACTTTGGAACAGGGTTCAGAGTGGTCAATTTATTTACAGAAGACCATGCAGCCCTTACAGGTTCCCGTGAGGTGGTTGTAAAATCTGATCTTAAACCTGAGAGATCGGTTAACGGAAATTTAAATTATATCTGGAAAATTCCTGTAGGAACACGTTTAGTGAATCTTGATGCTTCTGCATTTTATACTTATTTCAGCAATAAGATTGTGGGGGATTTTGATTCTGACCCTAATAAAATCATTTATGACAATCTTCAGGGCTATGGAATTTCAAGAGGAGCTTCCCTGAATGTGGATTTCAGTTTTTCATTTCCATTAAGTGTTAATGTAGGAGTAACATACCTTGATGTGTACCAAAAATTTGACAATGAGAGTCAAAAAACACAGCAACTGCATGCCCCAAAATGGAGTGGGACGTATAATTTAACCTATAAATTTCCGAGTAATCTGACTATAGATTTTACCGGGCAGTTCTACGGCCCAATGAGGTTACCTGTGCTACCTAATGACTATCGCCCGGAGTATTCACCGTTTTATTCTCTGGCCAATATTCAGGTTTCAAAAAGTTTCAAATCCGGATTTGAAGTGTATTGCGGAGTAAAAAACTTATTCAACTTTACACCTAAAGATCCTCTGATGAGACCGTTTGATCCGTTTGATAAACATGTTGATGATCCGATCAATAATCCTAATCATTATACTTTCGATACAGCATATGGCTATGCTCCTATGCAGGGTATCAGAGGGTTCTTGGGAGTGAAGTACACCTTGAAATAA
- a CDS encoding type 1 glutamine amidotransferase domain-containing protein: MKKLAFLFLALLTIGIVQAQQQKSHTMKKKILFVVTSHDKKGSTGENTGYYLGEVSHPWEILHKAGYEIDFVSPKGGTPPVDGFDLKDPVNKEFWENKEYKNKIDHSLQPSQVNPSEYSTIFYAGGHGAMWDLADNTELADIASRIYENGGIVAGVCHGPAGLVNIKLNNGKYLVDGKKINAFTNEEEAEVKLTDVVPFLLEDKLKERGATFEKSGLWQNHVVTDQRVITGQNPQSAKSVGEAILKELNK; this comes from the coding sequence ATGAAGAAACTAGCATTTTTATTCCTTGCCCTACTGACAATAGGAATCGTTCAGGCACAACAACAAAAATCCCATACTATGAAAAAGAAAATTTTATTCGTTGTAACCAGCCATGATAAGAAAGGCAGTACAGGCGAAAATACAGGATATTATTTGGGTGAAGTTTCTCATCCTTGGGAAATTCTTCACAAAGCAGGATATGAAATCGATTTTGTAAGTCCAAAAGGCGGAACTCCTCCTGTTGACGGATTCGATTTAAAAGATCCTGTAAACAAAGAGTTCTGGGAAAACAAGGAGTATAAAAATAAAATTGATCATTCTCTACAGCCATCACAGGTTAATCCAAGTGAGTACTCAACAATCTTTTATGCAGGAGGACATGGTGCCATGTGGGATCTGGCAGACAATACAGAATTGGCAGATATCGCTTCAAGAATCTATGAAAATGGAGGGATTGTAGCAGGAGTATGCCACGGACCCGCTGGTTTGGTCAATATCAAACTGAATAATGGGAAATATCTGGTTGATGGGAAAAAGATCAATGCTTTCACCAATGAAGAGGAAGCTGAAGTAAAATTAACAGATGTTGTTCCTTTTTTATTAGAAGATAAATTAAAGGAAAGAGGAGCAACATTTGAAAAATCAGGTCTTTGGCAAAACCATGTGGTAACGGACCAGAGAGTGATTACTGGACAAAATCCACAATCTGCAAAAAGCGTTGGAGAAGCGATCTTAAAAGAATTAAATAAATAA
- a CDS encoding metallophosphoesterase family protein, with the protein MIQVAVFSDVHGNLPALEAVLNDIDQRGIYQRFCLGDLVDFAPWGNEVIERIKSLNIPCLLGNHDERIAFDLPVSPLSKHSAEETEARFVAIDHSKKNITTANKKFLSELPFHLQLNYKTGNKHWSIQLVHSTLERNDTYLYESENDEVFVSMLEASNTDMIVMGHTHLSFKKQIDNNKWAVNCGSVGRSKEENRLASYLILTIEEDHLVPEIVQIAYPIEETICGIKESDIPDYYAAFLKNEKVLIP; encoded by the coding sequence ATGATACAGGTAGCAGTTTTTAGTGATGTACATGGAAATCTTCCGGCATTGGAAGCGGTATTGAATGATATTGATCAGAGAGGAATTTACCAAAGATTCTGCCTGGGTGATCTGGTTGATTTTGCCCCGTGGGGAAATGAAGTGATAGAAAGAATTAAGAGCCTAAATATCCCTTGTCTGTTAGGAAATCACGATGAAAGGATTGCCTTTGATCTTCCTGTATCTCCTTTGAGTAAACATTCTGCTGAAGAAACAGAAGCCAGGTTTGTTGCTATTGATCATTCCAAAAAAAATATAACAACAGCGAATAAGAAATTTCTTTCTGAGCTGCCTTTTCACTTACAATTAAACTATAAAACAGGAAATAAACATTGGAGTATTCAGCTGGTACATTCAACTCTGGAAAGAAATGATACTTATTTATATGAATCTGAAAATGATGAGGTTTTTGTGAGTATGCTGGAAGCTTCAAACACCGATATGATTGTAATGGGACATACCCATTTATCATTTAAAAAACAGATTGATAATAATAAGTGGGCCGTTAACTGCGGTTCTGTAGGACGATCAAAAGAAGAGAACAGATTGGCTTCTTATCTTATTCTGACAATAGAAGAAGATCATCTCGTTCCTGAAATTGTGCAGATTGCTTATCCGATTGAAGAAACGATCTGTGGGATTAAAGAAAGTGATATTCCTGATTATTATGCTGCTTTTTTGAAAAATGAAAAGGTACTGATCCCTTAG
- a CDS encoding putative quinol monooxygenase — MKIYLTAVIKAKDEHRTEVLEVLQNMVKETRKEEACELYNLHKGIEDNNHFVFYEIWKSKEGLDQHNQQPYIQAFGALVDEKLQEKPQIYITSII, encoded by the coding sequence ATGAAAATATATCTTACAGCAGTCATAAAAGCAAAGGACGAACATCGGACAGAAGTTCTGGAAGTTCTTCAGAATATGGTAAAAGAGACAAGGAAAGAAGAAGCCTGTGAACTTTACAATCTTCATAAGGGAATTGAAGACAACAATCATTTTGTTTTCTATGAAATTTGGAAAAGTAAAGAAGGTCTGGATCAACATAATCAGCAACCCTATATTCAGGCTTTCGGAGCTTTGGTTGATGAAAAGCTTCAGGAAAAACCACAGATTTATATCACCAGTATTATTTAA
- a CDS encoding cupin domain-containing protein, which produces MNTIPRRIVTGIKDGKSIIIEDQQVENAVEHLPGLIISDIWNTQKMPASLDLETRIPNIGFPQTPKNGTYFRYVVIPPDKDLGVEFKPGEPHPMMHQTDTLDYIIILSGELHLIMEEEETILRPGDIVIQRGTNHAWSNRSDKPCIQLAVLIDAGD; this is translated from the coding sequence ATGAATACAATACCAAGACGTATCGTAACAGGAATTAAAGACGGAAAATCCATCATTATTGAAGACCAGCAAGTGGAAAATGCAGTAGAACATTTACCGGGGCTCATTATTTCGGACATCTGGAATACTCAAAAAATGCCTGCAAGTTTAGATTTGGAAACAAGAATCCCCAATATCGGATTTCCACAAACCCCTAAAAACGGAACCTATTTCCGGTATGTAGTCATCCCGCCGGATAAAGATCTGGGTGTTGAGTTCAAACCTGGTGAACCTCATCCAATGATGCATCAAACTGATACACTCGATTATATTATCATTCTTTCCGGTGAACTTCATCTGATCATGGAAGAGGAGGAAACCATTCTTAGACCGGGGGATATTGTCATCCAAAGAGGAACTAACCATGCCTGGAGCAATCGATCTGATAAACCTTGTATTCAGCTGGCTGTTTTAATAGATGCAGGTGATTGA
- a CDS encoding thioredoxin family protein → MKTGTFSELERLQKDSPRPVVLHLYTDWCAVCKIESFRLNKDQELINMMNEHFYFVNFEAEKTREKIRFQGQEFEYLSNGNSGIHELALALSKNKNQPVYPLWIFLDKNQNLVYYQEGQLTPEKMKQKLLEISAL, encoded by the coding sequence ATGAAGACAGGGACTTTTTCTGAACTGGAGCGTCTGCAAAAAGACTCTCCAAGACCTGTGGTACTCCATCTTTATACAGACTGGTGTGCCGTTTGTAAAATTGAATCATTCCGATTGAATAAGGATCAGGAATTGATTAATATGATGAATGAACATTTTTATTTTGTCAACTTTGAGGCAGAAAAAACAAGAGAAAAAATAAGATTCCAAGGTCAGGAATTTGAATACTTATCAAATGGAAATTCCGGTATTCATGAATTGGCACTCGCTTTATCAAAAAATAAAAATCAACCTGTCTATCCGTTATGGATATTTCTGGATAAGAATCAAAATCTGGTATATTATCAGGAAGGGCAGCTTACTCCTGAAAAGATGAAACAGAAACTGTTGGAGATCTCGGCATTATAA
- a CDS encoding winged helix-turn-helix transcriptional regulator, translated as MAKIIENGTEREATCTEELFAMRDSLDVLGGKWKLMILRYLTNRTDQQIHFKKLERGIDGISAKMLSKELKELEINLLITRTIQDTKPITVTYAVTEYGKSVFPVTETLVNWGILHREKIKASMG; from the coding sequence ATGGCAAAAATCATCGAAAACGGAACCGAAAGAGAAGCAACCTGTACAGAAGAATTATTCGCAATGCGTGACAGTCTGGATGTTTTGGGTGGAAAATGGAAATTAATGATCCTACGATATCTTACCAACAGAACCGATCAACAGATTCATTTTAAAAAGTTGGAACGTGGTATCGATGGGATTTCTGCCAAAATGTTGAGCAAAGAATTGAAAGAATTGGAAATCAATCTTTTGATCACCAGAACGATCCAGGATACAAAACCGATTACAGTTACCTATGCTGTCACAGAGTATGGAAAATCTGTATTTCCGGTAACGGAAACATTGGTGAACTGGGGGATTCTTCACAGGGAAAAGATTAAAGCATCGATGGGGTAG
- a CDS encoding Crp/Fnr family transcriptional regulator — protein MDHFKAHLNKFITISEEEYISILSFFEVVDVKKKQNLMLEGEVCRNIYFVVKGCLRKFFMNEKGVEHTTQFAIENWWITDTFAYERQLQTDFNIQAVEHSTVLAIDYKTQELLFEKHPAMERYFRIVYQRAYAASERKIRYLYEYSREELYVHFSTLYPWFIQRIPQYLVASFLGFTPEYLSEIKAKLRS, from the coding sequence ATGGATCACTTCAAGGCACATTTAAATAAATTCATTACCATTTCCGAAGAGGAATATATCTCCATTTTATCATTTTTTGAGGTTGTAGATGTAAAGAAAAAGCAAAATCTGATGCTTGAGGGAGAGGTTTGCCGAAATATATACTTTGTAGTGAAAGGATGTCTGAGAAAATTCTTTATGAATGAAAAAGGAGTAGAGCATACTACTCAGTTTGCTATTGAAAACTGGTGGATTACAGATACATTTGCCTACGAAAGACAGCTTCAGACGGACTTTAATATTCAGGCGGTGGAACATTCTACGGTTCTGGCGATTGATTATAAGACTCAGGAATTGCTGTTTGAAAAACATCCAGCGATGGAACGTTATTTCAGAATCGTTTATCAGCGGGCTTATGCTGCATCAGAAAGAAAGATCCGCTATCTCTATGAATATTCCAGAGAAGAGCTCTATGTACATTTTAGTACGCTGTATCCTTGGTTTATACAAAGAATTCCTCAGTATTTGGTGGCTTCATTTCTTGGTTTTACTCCGGAATATTTAAGTGAAATCAAGGCAAAATTACGTTCTTAA
- a CDS encoding carboxymuconolactone decarboxylase family protein: MSARLNIAAVDSAAYKAMLGLEGYLQTTSLTHIQKELIKIRASQINKCAFCLDMHTKDAIKYGETPQRIFILNGWTEAKEFFTEEEQVLLAMTEEITLISQNGLTEETFQKAKQFFDDAQIAQIIMAIVTINAWNRIAVSTHMPIEK; the protein is encoded by the coding sequence ATGAGCGCAAGATTAAATATTGCAGCAGTAGATTCAGCAGCTTACAAAGCGATGTTAGGATTGGAAGGGTATTTACAGACAACTTCTTTAACCCACATTCAGAAAGAATTAATTAAAATCAGGGCTTCACAAATTAATAAATGTGCTTTTTGTCTTGATATGCACACAAAAGATGCCATCAAGTATGGAGAAACACCTCAGAGAATCTTCATTCTGAATGGATGGACGGAAGCAAAAGAGTTTTTCACGGAAGAAGAACAGGTACTTTTGGCAATGACTGAGGAAATTACTTTAATCAGTCAAAATGGACTTACTGAAGAAACGTTCCAAAAGGCAAAACAGTTTTTTGATGATGCTCAGATTGCCCAAATCATCATGGCGATTGTAACAATCAATGCTTGGAACAGAATTGCGGTGAGTACGCATATGCCTATTGAAAAATAA
- a CDS encoding aldo/keto reductase yields MEYRKLGNTDLELSVITHGAFAIGGNMWGGNEKQDSINSIPASLDHGVTSIDTAPFYGFGLSEEMIREAIKGKDRSKIQLLTKFGLVWDGSNNGKGEFFFDAENEGQSVPVYKYASKANIIKEVEESLQRLGTDYIDLLQLHWPDNTTAISETMEAMELLIQQGKIRTAGVSNYSVVQMEEANRTLKLASNQVSYSMLNRAIENDLVPYSLENNSGIIVYSPMERGLLTGKYFKENTLKENDHRNGYFSQFDLNKVKTFLEKIEPIAQEKGASLSQLILKWTTLQPAITVVLAGARNAQQAIENSKAISIDLSKEELNFINSALNEM; encoded by the coding sequence ATGGAATATAGAAAATTAGGAAACACCGATCTTGAATTATCTGTGATTACCCACGGAGCCTTTGCAATCGGTGGAAATATGTGGGGAGGCAATGAAAAACAGGATTCCATCAATTCTATTCCTGCATCATTGGATCATGGGGTAACTTCTATTGATACTGCTCCTTTCTACGGATTCGGACTGAGCGAGGAAATGATCAGAGAAGCCATTAAAGGAAAGGACCGTTCAAAGATTCAATTATTAACCAAATTCGGTTTGGTATGGGATGGAAGTAATAATGGAAAGGGCGAATTTTTCTTTGATGCTGAAAACGAGGGACAATCAGTTCCGGTTTACAAATATGCTTCCAAGGCAAATATCATTAAGGAAGTTGAAGAAAGCCTACAAAGGCTGGGGACAGATTATATAGATCTTCTACAGCTTCACTGGCCAGACAACACAACCGCAATCAGCGAAACTATGGAAGCTATGGAACTGTTAATCCAACAGGGAAAAATTCGTACAGCCGGAGTGAGCAACTATAGTGTAGTACAAATGGAAGAAGCCAACAGAACCTTGAAATTAGCCAGCAATCAGGTTTCCTACAGTATGCTGAACCGTGCTATTGAAAATGATCTTGTTCCTTACTCCTTGGAAAACAATTCAGGAATCATTGTATACAGTCCTATGGAAAGAGGTCTATTAACAGGTAAATATTTTAAGGAGAATACATTGAAGGAAAACGACCACAGAAACGGTTATTTCTCGCAGTTTGATTTAAATAAAGTAAAAACATTTTTAGAAAAAATAGAACCTATTGCTCAGGAAAAAGGGGCTAGCCTTTCTCAATTGATTCTTAAATGGACAACATTACAGCCGGCCATTACAGTAGTATTGGCAGGGGCCAGAAATGCCCAGCAGGCCATTGAAAATTCAAAAGCAATATCAATAGACCTATCTAAAGAAGAACTGAATTTCATCAATTCAGCATTGAATGAGATGTAA
- a CDS encoding DoxX family protein, with protein MTDKQNQYPQLFLRLALSVTMLSAVADRLGFWSKENSSWGNMTSFEEYTRKLTFFLPEALSTFSAYAATFLEILFPLMLIVGFKTRIAAYGSSILLLVFAVSMVMALGPKAPFDYSVWVGSAAALLLAVQPQYSFSIDQLTKK; from the coding sequence ATGACAGATAAACAAAATCAATATCCACAGTTATTTTTAAGACTTGCTCTTTCTGTAACCATGCTTTCTGCAGTGGCAGACCGTTTGGGGTTTTGGAGCAAGGAAAACTCATCGTGGGGAAATATGACCAGCTTTGAAGAATATACAAGAAAGCTGACATTTTTTCTTCCGGAAGCTTTGAGTACTTTCTCTGCCTATGCAGCAACATTTTTGGAAATACTTTTTCCATTGATGTTAATTGTAGGGTTTAAAACCAGAATTGCAGCGTATGGAAGCAGTATCTTGTTATTAGTTTTTGCTGTTTCCATGGTTATGGCATTAGGACCCAAGGCTCCTTTCGATTACTCAGTTTGGGTAGGAAGTGCAGCTGCTCTTTTATTGGCTGTTCAACCACAATATTCTTTTAGTATAGATCAATTAACCAAAAAATAA